CTTCAATTTTTTCCAAAACTATCTTACATGCTCCCTATTATGTATACTTCTTCTATCTCATCTAAAATCCTACTATTAAATCTTTTATTACTCTTTATCTTCCAAATATCTGATTACATCACCAACTGATTTAATTTTTTCAGCATCCTCATCAGAAATTTCTATATCAAATTCTTCTTCAAATGCCATAATCAACTCAACA
The Atribacterota bacterium DNA segment above includes these coding regions:
- a CDS encoding acyl carrier protein translates to METLEKVKKIIVDQLGVEEDKIGEDSSFIDDLGADSLDIVELIMAFEEEFDIEISDEDAEKIKSVGDVIRYLEDKE